In Zobellia roscoffensis, the following are encoded in one genomic region:
- a CDS encoding alpha-L-fucosidase, producing the protein MNFKHLAALSVAIICIASCGSSDKKNQKDTAQLSAADTTKVFQPNWESIKKNYKDPKWFSDDKFGIFIHWGAYSVPAFGSEWYPRQMYMDTATFSATLKKGKKGPNATYTHHKKTWGDQKEFGYKDFIPMFKAEKFDAKEWIDLFKKSGAKYVVPVADHHDGFAMYKSNTTRWNSFDMGPKRDVLGELFKEGKAQGLKMGASSHFAFNWSFYNKKDKFDTVDPEYADLYSSKGKDLTQPVSEEFKERWWKRTIDLVDTYQPDILYFDFYVDIEDFADLRPKLAAYYYNKGREWGKEVLINDKNFGHEAFPEGTVIYDLERGKLPGIRKLPWQTDTSIGKNSWSHVTNWDSKTANQLIDDLVDIVSKNGNLLLNVGPKADGTIPDDQKEILLQIGDWLATNGDAIYDTRYWKTFGEGPTEVKKGHHSEGKNKEFTGQDIRFTQKGDKLYAIMLAWPKNGKIDIESLGSANAYAEGLDIKAVKLLGSDAKIDFEQTEEALSIKKLGKKSGEYAHVLEISI; encoded by the coding sequence ATGAATTTTAAACATTTAGCGGCACTCTCAGTCGCCATTATCTGTATAGCTTCTTGCGGCAGTTCAGATAAGAAAAATCAAAAAGATACAGCACAATTAAGTGCTGCCGATACGACTAAGGTCTTTCAGCCTAATTGGGAATCTATCAAAAAAAACTATAAAGACCCTAAATGGTTTAGTGACGATAAATTCGGAATATTTATTCACTGGGGCGCATATTCAGTGCCTGCTTTTGGTTCGGAATGGTATCCTCGCCAGATGTATATGGATACTGCAACCTTTTCAGCTACTTTAAAGAAGGGAAAGAAGGGACCAAATGCAACCTATACCCACCACAAAAAGACTTGGGGGGACCAAAAGGAATTTGGATACAAAGATTTTATACCCATGTTCAAGGCTGAAAAATTTGATGCTAAGGAATGGATTGACCTATTTAAAAAATCTGGAGCTAAATATGTAGTTCCTGTAGCGGATCACCATGATGGTTTTGCGATGTACAAATCAAATACCACGCGTTGGAATTCATTTGATATGGGTCCAAAGAGAGATGTATTGGGCGAACTTTTTAAGGAAGGTAAGGCTCAGGGCCTAAAAATGGGAGCTTCTTCTCACTTTGCTTTTAACTGGTCTTTTTATAATAAAAAGGATAAGTTTGACACTGTTGATCCTGAGTATGCCGATTTGTATTCCAGTAAAGGAAAGGATTTAACGCAGCCTGTTTCGGAGGAATTTAAAGAACGATGGTGGAAGCGAACTATTGATTTGGTAGACACGTATCAGCCAGACATTCTTTATTTCGATTTCTATGTAGATATTGAAGATTTTGCGGACTTAAGACCAAAATTGGCAGCATACTACTATAACAAAGGTCGTGAATGGGGTAAAGAGGTTTTAATAAATGATAAGAATTTTGGTCATGAGGCATTTCCTGAAGGAACTGTGATATATGATCTTGAAAGAGGAAAACTTCCAGGTATTAGAAAATTGCCTTGGCAAACGGATACTTCTATAGGTAAGAATTCTTGGTCTCATGTTACCAACTGGGATTCTAAAACTGCCAATCAACTGATTGATGATTTAGTAGATATCGTCTCTAAAAACGGAAATTTACTACTAAACGTAGGCCCAAAAGCCGATGGAACTATTCCTGATGACCAAAAAGAGATTCTATTGCAAATAGGAGATTGGCTTGCTACAAATGGAGATGCTATATACGATACAAGATATTGGAAAACTTTTGGAGAAGGCCCTACAGAGGTTAAAAAGGGACACCATTCCGAAGGAAAAAACAAGGAGTTTACCGGACAAGATATCAGGTTTACCCAAAAAGGGGATAAGCTGTACGCCATTATGTTGGCTTGGCCAAAGAATGGTAAGATTGATATAGAGTCTTTAGGAAGTGCAAATGCCTATGCCGAAGGATTGGATATCAAAGCCGTGAAATTATTGGGTAGTGATGCTAAAATAGATTTTGAGCAGACAGAAGAAGCACTATCGATTAAGAAATTAGGTAAAAAATCCGGTGAGTATGCCCATGTGTTAGAGATTTCAATTTAA
- a CDS encoding glycoside hydrolase family 28 protein codes for MKIKLRYTSLLITFILLVSCNSKSDSYNVVDHGAIGDGKTINTKSIQKAIDACNLAGGGTVTIEDGDYISGTLLLKDNVTLHIAKDAKLIGSSNPLDYQSIDTFEDATGQQRGNCLIGAKNATNIAVTGKGTIDGNGEAFLSKNIKVKIKELNITETEGFGTNRPFLLRFVNSSQIKVQDVHLRQPAAWTCHFYQSNTILVDNVSIYSHAHKNNDGIDLDSSYDAVIKNCDINTGDDAICIKTTSPKPTYNVKVSDCKLRSDWGSIKFGTESMGDMYNIDIKNCQIYDTKGGGIKILSVDGANIHDVTIDGIQMDRVDMPIFIRLGERLRTYRDAEKQKVGSITNVVIRNVKGNARVLDSSRVKPPSGILITGTPDHKVGKITLENIELELPGGGTAEHSMAKVEEDITRYPEFSFFNVLPAYGMYGRHVDSLQTNNIVFSLNSVDEREAQVFVDTNTIQSE; via the coding sequence ATGAAAATCAAACTACGTTATACAAGCCTCCTAATTACCTTTATTCTATTGGTAAGCTGTAATTCAAAGTCAGACAGTTACAACGTTGTCGATCATGGTGCCATAGGCGATGGCAAGACAATAAATACCAAAAGCATTCAGAAGGCCATAGATGCCTGTAATCTTGCTGGTGGTGGCACTGTTACTATTGAAGACGGCGATTACATTTCAGGTACACTTCTCCTAAAAGACAATGTAACCCTACATATAGCTAAAGATGCAAAATTGATTGGAAGTTCAAATCCGTTGGATTACCAGAGTATAGATACTTTTGAAGATGCTACTGGGCAACAACGTGGCAATTGCCTTATTGGTGCAAAAAATGCCACAAATATTGCCGTAACCGGTAAGGGAACTATTGATGGAAACGGAGAAGCTTTTCTATCCAAAAATATAAAGGTGAAAATTAAGGAGCTGAACATTACAGAAACCGAAGGTTTTGGCACAAACAGGCCTTTTCTTTTACGATTTGTAAATTCTTCTCAAATTAAAGTACAAGATGTTCATTTACGCCAACCAGCTGCATGGACCTGCCATTTTTATCAATCCAATACTATTTTGGTGGACAACGTTTCCATTTACAGCCACGCCCATAAGAATAACGATGGCATTGATTTAGATTCCAGTTACGACGCTGTTATTAAAAATTGCGATATCAATACGGGCGATGATGCTATCTGCATTAAAACTACGAGTCCAAAACCCACCTATAACGTAAAAGTTAGCGATTGTAAGCTCAGAAGCGATTGGGGTTCTATCAAGTTCGGAACCGAGTCTATGGGAGATATGTACAACATAGACATTAAAAACTGCCAAATTTATGATACCAAAGGTGGCGGAATAAAAATCTTAAGTGTAGATGGTGCCAACATTCACGATGTGACTATAGACGGCATCCAAATGGACAGAGTAGATATGCCTATTTTCATTCGTCTTGGAGAACGCCTACGCACCTACCGCGATGCCGAAAAACAAAAAGTAGGTTCTATTACCAATGTAGTCATCAGAAATGTTAAAGGTAATGCCCGGGTTTTGGATAGCTCAAGGGTAAAACCACCATCTGGAATATTAATTACGGGAACTCCAGACCATAAAGTTGGTAAAATAACTTTAGAAAATATTGAATTGGAACTACCGGGCGGAGGCACGGCAGAACATTCAATGGCCAAGGTTGAAGAAGATATTACCAGATATCCTGAGTTCAGCTTTTTTAATGTGCTTCCTGCCTACGGGATGTATGGTAGGCATGTAGATAGCCTTCAAACAAATAATATCGTGTTTTCCTTAAACAGTGTGGATGAAAGAGAAGCCCAAGTTTTTGTTGACACAAATACAATTCAATCTGAGTAA
- the galB gene encoding beta-galactosidase GalB, whose protein sequence is MMLRKSFLFILLLQFSFSFAQLNSEATHGDVSFNSGWLFQKGDPSGAEKSTFKDATWHKLNLPHDWAIEGPFDKKYNARTGGLPVHGTAWYRKHFTIDKKYTEQQIAVLFDGVMNNSRVYINGEYIGERPFGYMGFELDLTPFIKFGEDNVIAVRVAPEDLASRWYSGAGIYRNTYLKINNPVHIPLWGTYITTPEVSDEKATVKIETTVKNSLEKEAKITLETKIIDGLNNIVASISQEVKLEKTADKIVIDELVVNNPNRWGIENPYLYDVVTQVKKGNIVIDEYKSTLGIRSISFDAKKGFLLNEKPVEFNGVCMHHDLGPLGGAVNYRATERQMQIMQSMGVNALRTSHNPPSPEMLQICDKLGIVVLDEAFDEWKIPKVINGYNKFFDEWHERDLRDMIKRDRNHPSVIMWSIGNEIIEQREKDGWKVAKMLNDICHDEDHTRPTTAGFNNYGGAFKNKLAYQIDIVGLNYKPFDYAATVKENPDMILYGSETSSQTSSRGTYALPITHDHKKETLEVSSYDVTVGPPWAYPPDVEFDVQAENPTFLGEFMWTGFDYLGEPTPYGGRDNSTDGYWNADWPVHASYFAPVDLCGFPKDRYYLYQSQWTTEPMVHVLPHWNWEGKEGEEIPVYAYTNCDEVELIVNGKSLGKKVKGVDTTDIPAEFRGFEKGMYTSKYRLSWNVPYQPGSLKVIGYKDGKAVAEKVIKTAKKASKIRLTADRTEITADGKDLSFIEVDITDEEGNLIPNADNQVQFTIKGAGSLAAVGNGNPASLESFQDTKIKAFNGKCLLVLKSTEAAGNIKISATSNGLKTHTITISSK, encoded by the coding sequence ATGATGTTGAGAAAAAGCTTTCTATTTATCCTTTTACTACAATTCAGTTTTTCTTTTGCACAACTGAATTCTGAAGCTACACATGGTGATGTATCCTTTAATAGCGGTTGGCTCTTTCAAAAGGGCGACCCTTCTGGAGCTGAAAAATCTACTTTTAAAGATGCAACTTGGCACAAACTGAATTTACCGCACGATTGGGCCATTGAAGGTCCTTTTGATAAAAAATACAACGCTCGTACAGGTGGTTTACCGGTACACGGAACTGCTTGGTACCGTAAACATTTTACCATAGATAAAAAATATACAGAACAACAAATAGCTGTATTGTTTGATGGTGTCATGAACAATAGTCGTGTGTACATAAATGGCGAGTACATTGGCGAACGTCCTTTTGGTTATATGGGTTTTGAACTGGATTTAACACCATTCATTAAATTTGGAGAGGATAACGTAATTGCTGTTAGGGTTGCTCCAGAAGATTTAGCTTCCAGGTGGTACTCTGGTGCTGGTATCTATAGAAATACCTATCTAAAAATAAATAACCCTGTCCACATTCCGCTTTGGGGAACCTATATTACAACACCCGAGGTATCAGATGAAAAGGCTACCGTAAAAATTGAGACTACCGTAAAAAATTCTCTAGAAAAGGAAGCTAAAATTACTCTGGAAACAAAAATAATTGATGGACTTAATAACATAGTAGCCTCTATCAGTCAAGAAGTTAAACTAGAAAAAACAGCAGATAAAATTGTTATAGATGAATTAGTGGTGAATAACCCTAATCGTTGGGGCATTGAAAACCCATATTTATATGATGTTGTCACCCAAGTGAAAAAAGGGAACATAGTTATAGATGAGTACAAAAGTACTTTAGGAATTAGAAGTATTTCTTTCGATGCTAAAAAAGGTTTTCTACTGAATGAAAAACCGGTAGAATTTAATGGTGTATGTATGCACCATGACCTCGGACCTTTAGGAGGGGCTGTAAATTACAGGGCTACCGAACGCCAAATGCAGATTATGCAAAGTATGGGCGTGAATGCCTTGCGTACAAGTCATAACCCACCATCGCCCGAAATGCTTCAAATCTGTGATAAATTAGGTATTGTAGTATTGGACGAAGCTTTTGATGAATGGAAAATACCAAAGGTCATAAATGGGTATAACAAGTTTTTTGACGAATGGCATGAGCGCGATTTAAGGGATATGATAAAAAGAGACCGTAACCATCCTTCCGTTATCATGTGGAGTATCGGAAACGAAATCATAGAGCAACGCGAAAAAGACGGCTGGAAAGTGGCCAAAATGCTGAATGACATCTGCCACGATGAAGATCATACTAGACCCACCACTGCCGGGTTTAACAACTACGGTGGTGCTTTTAAAAACAAGCTGGCCTATCAGATAGATATTGTCGGTTTAAATTATAAGCCTTTTGACTATGCCGCAACGGTTAAAGAAAATCCAGATATGATTCTTTATGGTTCCGAGACCTCATCGCAAACCAGTAGCCGTGGTACCTACGCTCTACCTATTACACATGACCATAAGAAGGAAACCTTAGAAGTTTCTAGTTATGATGTTACTGTTGGCCCACCATGGGCATATCCTCCTGATGTTGAGTTTGATGTGCAGGCAGAAAACCCTACATTTTTAGGTGAATTCATGTGGACGGGCTTCGATTATCTTGGTGAACCCACCCCTTACGGTGGTCGCGATAATTCTACGGATGGATATTGGAATGCTGACTGGCCAGTACACGCCTCTTATTTTGCTCCAGTAGATTTATGTGGCTTTCCAAAAGATAGATACTACCTCTACCAAAGTCAATGGACTACAGAACCTATGGTTCACGTATTGCCACATTGGAACTGGGAAGGAAAAGAAGGTGAAGAAATTCCAGTTTATGCCTATACGAATTGCGATGAAGTAGAATTGATCGTGAACGGAAAGTCATTGGGCAAAAAAGTAAAAGGAGTTGATACTACAGATATCCCAGCGGAATTTCGTGGATTTGAAAAAGGAATGTATACTTCAAAATACAGGTTGAGTTGGAATGTTCCTTACCAACCGGGAAGCTTAAAAGTAATTGGTTATAAAGATGGAAAAGCAGTTGCTGAAAAAGTTATTAAAACAGCTAAAAAAGCATCAAAAATACGCTTAACAGCAGACCGTACGGAAATAACCGCAGACGGAAAAGACCTTTCTTTTATTGAAGTCGATATAACAGATGAGGAAGGAAACCTTATTCCTAATGCTGATAACCAAGTACAATTCACCATAAAAGGAGCAGGAAGTCTTGCCGCTGTAGGTAATGGAAACCCAGCTTCTTTAGAGTCGTTTCAAGATACTAAGATCAAAGCATTTAACGGAAAATGTTTACTCGTATTGAAATCTACCGAGGCTGCCGGAAACATCAAAATTTCCGCTACTTCTAACGGATTAAAAACCCATACAATAACCATTAGTTCAAAATAA
- a CDS encoding glycoside hydrolase family 28 protein yields MKIKILIPFIIGLLFHLQSYATDFNVLDYGAKADGTTIDTKAVQKAIDACTKNGGGKVIIPSGKTVVIGTIYLKDFVTLHIENGATLLGSPNYEDYATDTHKNMYKNEPHMDRCLIFAKDARSIAIEGYGTIDGNGHKENFTKKKGGRPMMIRFVNVKDIHLNDITLINPAAWTSAWLYCDNISVSGINIISRVNNNGDGLDFDGCTNVRVNNSNFDNSDDSICLQASRPDKPCKNITVSNCHFSTKWGGMRIGLLSRGNIESVTVTNCTFKDIQDSGLKIQQCEGGEMKNMVFSNLVMENVPRPIFMTFAKQIASVDTPEGQFEPLKSMHNFSFSNIVVDNSNLDKNSAFFLTGFPEHQIEDITIKDVQFVVSGGGSAADAQKTNIKEYTQEVLNGWWPEFSLVGTLPASGLYARHIDGLVVENFSIKTVNEDKRAPIVLKNVTNSEINRVFLNKKIISKNQILSN; encoded by the coding sequence ATGAAAATCAAAATCCTAATCCCTTTTATAATCGGCTTACTTTTTCATTTACAGTCATATGCCACAGACTTTAACGTGTTAGATTACGGCGCAAAGGCCGATGGCACCACCATAGACACCAAAGCGGTTCAGAAAGCCATTGATGCCTGTACAAAAAACGGCGGAGGAAAGGTGATTATTCCCTCAGGAAAAACGGTTGTAATCGGCACTATCTACCTTAAGGATTTTGTTACCCTTCATATTGAGAATGGAGCAACGCTTCTTGGGAGTCCTAATTATGAGGATTATGCCACGGACACCCATAAGAATATGTACAAAAACGAACCTCACATGGACCGTTGCTTGATTTTTGCCAAAGACGCACGTTCCATCGCCATTGAAGGGTATGGAACTATAGACGGAAATGGACACAAAGAAAACTTCACCAAGAAAAAAGGAGGCAGACCAATGATGATTCGGTTTGTAAACGTGAAAGACATCCACCTTAATGATATTACCCTAATCAATCCTGCGGCATGGACCTCAGCTTGGCTCTACTGTGATAATATTTCGGTGAGCGGAATCAACATCATAAGTCGCGTAAACAATAACGGAGACGGGCTGGATTTTGATGGATGTACAAACGTGCGGGTGAACAATAGTAATTTTGATAATAGTGATGATAGTATTTGTCTGCAAGCTTCAAGACCGGACAAACCTTGTAAGAATATCACAGTCAGCAATTGCCATTTCAGCACCAAATGGGGCGGAATGCGCATAGGACTCCTATCTCGCGGAAATATAGAATCGGTTACCGTTACGAACTGTACTTTTAAGGACATACAGGATTCGGGACTTAAGATTCAACAATGCGAAGGGGGCGAAATGAAAAATATGGTCTTCAGTAATTTGGTGATGGAAAACGTACCACGCCCAATTTTCATGACTTTCGCCAAACAAATTGCATCGGTAGATACGCCTGAGGGTCAATTTGAGCCACTAAAAAGCATGCACAACTTTAGCTTTAGCAATATTGTGGTAGACAATTCCAACCTTGATAAAAACTCTGCTTTCTTTTTAACCGGTTTTCCAGAGCATCAAATTGAAGATATCACTATTAAGGATGTTCAATTTGTAGTTTCTGGTGGAGGTTCTGCTGCAGATGCACAAAAAACGAACATCAAAGAATACACCCAAGAAGTACTTAATGGCTGGTGGCCAGAATTCAGTTTAGTGGGTACCCTACCCGCTTCTGGACTTTATGCTCGGCATATAGATGGTTTGGTGGTTGAAAATTTCAGCATAAAGACGGTAAACGAAGATAAAAGAGCCCCAATTGTTCTAAAAAACGTTACAAATAGCGAAATAAATAGAGTTTTCCTAAACAAAAAAATCATCTCAAAGAACCAAATCCTGAGCAACTAA